Genomic DNA from Pygocentrus nattereri isolate fPygNat1 chromosome 11, fPygNat1.pri, whole genome shotgun sequence:
attttgttaCGAGTGAATTTGTGCCATTGGCATTTGCCACACTCTGCATGTAATATATCACTCTCATAGGAACATAGAATTTTTGGCGGACTTTTATATATGATATTTTAATTATGACTGTATTACCGTTATATTTCACGTTCAGTTCATGCCGACGCGGTTGTTAAACTCCAAATGCCTCTTGAGCTTATTTACCTGTTTAGTTATTAGTTAGTAGATCTTAGATTATCGACTAATACAAATTGTTGTCCATCAGTGCAAGTATTTTACACATGATATGTTTTCTGCCAGAAACAGTGTTATCGTGGCATGTTGTAGATGTGCACGTATGCGTTCTGAGTTTGCTTAAACTAGCTTTTAGCGCAAAAAGCTCATTTAGGCAAAGAATGAGCTTGGCAACTTGTGGTGTTGTCCGTGGTTCTGAAATCTCACATTATTGTTGTTCAAGTGCATTCATAATGAAGTGtgtgaaatattttaaatacatggAATAATCAggtcaaacatttgcatttttaatataaaataattgatGGATGAGCTGTGAGATGTCCTTCATTCTTAAACAATTTTTTATGGACAACAAAGAGTGGATTAATAATgccacattgtgtgaaaatggaTCAACACACATTCCATAAATCTCTAGTAAATCTGTTGAACATTACTTTGAAGACCTCAGAAtgcactactactacttctactactaatactaatatgAATAACAGCAGATAACAAGCGGTTAATTAATAGATGTATTTTTACACTGAATGAACGCACTGTAGTACACGCTATTTTATGAAGTGTGATTTGGAACAATATCAACGGCGCCGTCAGTAGTGTGTAAATGGCCACAGACCGCTCGGTGTCAGTGTTGTTCTAATGTTCTACATAGTGCAAAAAATCCTGTCCTAATATTGACATGCGCAGTCTATTCTTCTTCGTAAAGAACGGAGGGACACTGCAAGCTGAGGAAATGTGCCTCCACGGAGCCTCTCTACTGGCATTAATAAATAGAAGCTTATTGAAAACTGTAATCTGTTTGAAAATTTACCTGCCGCTTACACGTTTTGGAAGTCTCTAAAAGTTGGATTTGCATATTCGGTCGGACAGTCGGTTTAGAAGAAATCATTCATGATGGAATACCTCAGACAAAGGCGCAGATGGGAGTACTGGATGATTGCTCTACGTTTGTCTTGGCTTGTGTTTTTCTGGGGGAAGGTTTCCGCTCAGATAAGGTACTCTATTCCAGAAGAGGTGAAAGATGGATTTATCGTTGGAAATACTGCTAAGGATCTGGGTCTTGATGTCAGTACTTTGGTGGACAGACGGTTCCGTATCGTCTCAGGATCAAAGGATGATGTTTTTCGGGTAAACCAGAACAATGGCGTCTTAAATATTCATAAGAAAATCGACAGAGAGGAAATATGTGATAGCAATATCCCCTGTGTGGTTAACCTCAAACTGGTAGTAGAAAATCCATTGGAGATTCATTATGTGCGCGTAGAGATTACGGATGTAAATGACCACGCTCCTAATTTTCCCGATCAGCAACAAAGAATGCAGATTGCAGAAAGCACGCTCCCTGGAGCCCGCTTTCAGTTACAGAGTGCACGTGATCCAGATGTTGGTGTAAATTCCGTGCGCTCCTACATATTAAGTCAAAATGAGCATTTTAATTTGGAGATTAGAGATATGGGCGACGAAAAGGAgccctttctggtgctacagAGAGCCCTGGACAGGGAGCGCAAAGCCGAACACGAACTAATATTGACAGCTGTAGATGGGGGGAATCCACCAAGGTCTGGAAATTTAAATATTACTGTTACTGTCCTTGATAATAACGACAATCGTCCAGTGTTCAGTCAAGAGATTTACACAGCACAAATAAAGGAAAATGTTCCAATAGGCACCACTGTGATAAAAGTAATGGCAACTGATCTTGATGAAGGTTTGAACGGCGAGGTTACATACTCTCTCGGTAGTAAATTAAACCCCAGAGtttatgatttatttgttttagatAATGTATCAGGTGAAATTCTAGTAAAGGGAGAAATAGACTTTGAAAATACTGACATATACAGATTAGATGTTTTGGCCTCTGATAAGGGCACACCTCCGATGACAATCGATTGTCGAGTTATTGTTAAAATTTTAGATGTGAACGATAACGCTCCAGAAATAGAAATTACCTCACTTTCAAAATTAGTCCCGGAAGATTCCAAACCTGGAACAGTAATTTCACTAATCAGTGTTTTAGATAAAGACTCTGGTGTAAACGGTAAAGTTGTATGTACTGTGACGCCCAATGTGCCTTTTGAATTAAAACCATCTGTGCAAGACAATATGTACTCATTAGTAACAAAGACACATTTAGACAGAGAAGAGACTTCCCAGTATGAAGTCACAATAACAGCAACAGACCTTGGTCAACCTCCTCTCTCTGTAGTAAAAATTCTGACCGTGCAGATGTCCGATGTGAATGATAACAGCCCACAATTTTCTCAAAATCCCCTTGATCTTTATTTAGTGGAAAATAACACTCCAGGGGCTTCAATTTTCTCTATTAGCGCAtcagacaaagacaaagaagaaaattCTGCAGTCTTATACAGCATTCTTAGAGGAGGATCCCTACAGAACGACATTACATCGTTCCTAAACATCAATTCTGAAACTGGTGTCATTCGTGCGCTTAAAAGTTTCGACTTTGAAACAGTCAAAACGTTCCAGTTCCACGTGCTCGCTACTGACTCCGGAACTCCACCGCTGAGCAGCAACGTCACAGTGAACGTGTTCATTTTAGATCAGAACGACAACGTTCCAGTGATCTTATATCCAGTCAGCTCTAACGGATCTGCTGAAGGTGTGGAGGAGGTTCCCCGCAATGTGAACGCAGGACATTTGGTGACTAAAGTGAGGGCCTATGACGCAGATATAGGATACAACGGCTGGCTATTATTTTCACTACAGGAAGTGAGCGACCACAGTCTGTTTGGTTTGGACCGGTATACAGGACAGATAAGGACCCTTCGCTCATTCACAGAAACAGACGAGGCTCAGCATAAACTGGTCATACTGGTCAAAGACAATGGCAATGTTTCACTTTCAGCAACAGCGACTGTGATTATCAAAGTTGTGGAGCCCAAAGAGGCTTTTGCAGCTTCTGATGTTAAACACGCAGTAAAAGACGAGGAGGACAGTGACGTCACATTTTATCTGATCATCACTCTGGGATCAGTTTCAGTGCTTTTTGTCATCAGTATCATTGTGCTGATTGTAATGCAGTGCTCCAAATCTACAGACTATTCCTCCAAGTACTTACAAGATACTAATTATGATGGAACACTGTGTCACAGCATCCAGTACAGATCAGGAGATAAACGCTACATGTTAGTTGGACCCAGAATGAGTATTGGTTCTACTATAGTCCCGGGCAGTAATGGGAATACTCTAGTGGTACCAGATCGCAGGAGGGGAACTTCTGG
This window encodes:
- the LOC108430948 gene encoding protocadherin alpha-7-like isoform X9; this encodes MMEYLRQRRRWEYWMIALRLSWLVFFWGKVSAQIRYSIPEEVKDGFIVGNTAKDLGLDVSTLVDRRFRIVSGSKDDVFRVNQNNGVLNIHKKIDREEICDSNIPCVVNLKLVVENPLEIHYVRVEITDVNDHAPNFPDQQQRMQIAESTLPGARFQLQSARDPDVGVNSVRSYILSQNEHFNLEIRDMGDEKEPFLVLQRALDRERKAEHELILTAVDGGNPPRSGNLNITVTVLDNNDNRPVFSQEIYTAQIKENVPIGTTVIKVMATDLDEGLNGEVTYSLGSKLNPRVYDLFVLDNVSGEILVKGEIDFENTDIYRLDVLASDKGTPPMTIDCRVIVKILDVNDNAPEIEITSLSKLVPEDSKPGTVISLISVLDKDSGVNGKVVCTVTPNVPFELKPSVQDNMYSLVTKTHLDREETSQYEVTITATDLGQPPLSVVKILTVQMSDVNDNSPQFSQNPLDLYLVENNTPGASIFSISASDKDKEENSAVLYSILRGGSLQNDITSFLNINSETGVIRALKSFDFETVKTFQFHVLATDSGTPPLSSNVTVNVFILDQNDNVPVILYPVSSNGSAEGVEEVPRNVNAGHLVTKVRAYDADIGYNGWLLFSLQEVSDHSLFGLDRYTGQIRTLRSFTETDEAQHKLVILVKDNGNVSLSATATVIIKVVEPKEAFAASDVKHAVKDEEDSDVTFYLIITLGSVSVLFVISIIVLIVMQCSKSTDYSSKYLQDTNYDGTLCHSIQYRSGDKRYMLVGPRMSIGSTIVPGSNGNTLVVPDRRRGTSGESTLKPKAPNADWRYSASLRAGMQSSVHMEESSVMQGAQGVLVQNWPTVSSAADNEGGEVSPPVGAGVDSNSWHFRYGPGPGGPPQHLKPGEVPPEAFIIPGSPAIISIRQGQDGDDKSDFITFGKKEEAKKKKKKKKEKKDKREKGKDDDE